One Octopus sinensis linkage group LG21, ASM634580v1, whole genome shotgun sequence DNA segment encodes these proteins:
- the LOC115222749 gene encoding zinc finger protein 239-like — MENEICEQKIKCETQIKRTGFLDNITKEKQKTLHYCNICKKSFSHKGHKRIHTGEKPYHCDICGKSFSHKNILTTHIRIHTGERPFHCDICGESFSHRNTLTTHRRIHTGEKPYFCNICGKSFSRSGGAGHLTKHKRVHTGEKPYQCDICGRSFSRNHHLTTHNRIHTGEKPYHCDICGKSFLQTGHLTKHRRIHTGEKPYQCDICDKTFSRNHNLTTHKRVHTGEKPYQCDICGISFCQSGELTTHKYRHTGEKPYHCDICSKSFSRNDQLTTHRYIHTGEKPYHCDICGKSFSQRCSVSRHKHIHTGVKPCD; from the exons atggaaaatgaaaTTTGTGAGCAAAAAATTAAATGTGAAACGCAGATTAAAAGGACTGGTTTTCTGGATAATATaacgaaagagaaacaaaaaacattGCACTACTGTAATATCTGTAAAAAGTCCTTCTCACATAAaggtcacaaacgtattcatacaggagaaaaaccatatcactgtgatatctgtggtaaatcattctctcataaaaaTATCTTAACTACTCATATCCGTATACATACGGGAGAAAGACCAtttcactgcgatatctgtggcgaatcattctctcatagaaaTACCTTAACAACCCacaggcgtattcatacaggtgaaaaaccctatttttgtaatatctgtggtaaatcattctctcgaagtggtggtg ctGGTCACTTAACTAAgcataaacgtgttcatacaggagagaaaccatatcagtgtgatatctgtggtcgatcattctctcgaaatcaccacttaactactcacaaccgtatccatacaggggagaagccatatcactgtgatatctgtggtaaatcatttttacAAACTGGCCACTTAACTAAGCACAgacgcattcatactggagagaaaccatatcagtgtgatatctgtgataaaacaTTCTCTCGAAATCataacttaactactcacaaacgtgttcatacgggagagaagccatatcagtgtgatatctgtggtatttCGTTCTGTCAAAGTGGTGagttaactactcacaaatacagacatacgggcgagaaaccatatcattgcgatatttgtagtaaatcattttctcgaaacGATCAATTAACTactcatagatatattcatacgggagagaagccatatcactgtgatatttgtggaaaatcattttctcaaagatGTAGTGTATCTAgacacaagcatattcatacaggagtaAAGCCATGTGACTGA